From the genome of Anopheles funestus chromosome 2RL, idAnoFuneDA-416_04, whole genome shotgun sequence:
CCGCTTCGTCTGCATCTGCCGCATCGGAACGAATCTGCACGTCGCGCTGCATTGGGTGTTTCTTTGCAAACGGTGGCGTCACGAGAAAAATGCTCGGTGAGTGACTGGTCGATTTCTCCGAGTGAGCTGCCCGTTCCATGCTGGATATGAGTGTCGAATTAGCTGCGGTAAAGTTGAATTTCGGTTTCATCGGTCGAAACTCGGGAATCACTGGAACGGGAGCTTCAAAATTGGCATACTTCCTACGTACTGTGCTTTCGTTTGCGGGCGTAATGGGTTCCGGTCCCAGGTATCGCTTCTTTCGCGGATTTGCATAGCCGTCCTCTTCGTTCAGTAGCGGAACGGACGGTTTTCGACCCGTCGCAAGATCCTCGTCCGATACATCCCAATCCCGCTGACGCCGCTTGTTCATGGACGGATCCAACCGTACCGGATAGCAAACATTCAAACTACGTACCGTTGGCCGGCATTGGAACACACCGAGGCTCGGTTTGTCCAAAAACGGACGGTCGTGATGCAGGCCCGTCTTGATAGCAGCTTCCTTAACAGCCGCTATGGTTTGGTGCAGTACGCGCACACGAAAATCGGCTCGATGGCGTATCAAACCGGAACTGAGCGTTTCCAGCGTATCCGATGATTTTGGACTGGTAGGATCATTTCCCTGTCCCAGCTTCGGTTCCAGCTCATTTGGATGTTGATACGTGAGATACGCCAACTGTTGACTCATCGGGTCCAGTGCGTTGTGATAGAGACCGAGAATTTCTTTCTGCACCTCCACATTACGTTTCCGGCCCAATCGATCCACAAACTGAACAGCTTcgacaaattcaaaattttgcaacaaatgtCCCAACATTAGACTATCGCTCGTTTCCACCGGACAGTCTCGAAGGTAGCTACGGAGCACATGCTTTTCGTCATCGTTCAGCGCAAACTCTAACAGTGTTTCCGGTGTTCCGGCCATCAGTATGGCTTCAATGAACCACACCAACTGACGGCCATCCGGTTGCGGTGTACGGCGCTGCAAGCTAAACGCTTCCGAGATGAGATTATTTTGCACCAAGGTCGTTAACTCAAGTTGTGGTGAAACTGGACTGCCTGGTGCTCGGAGCACTTTCAAAGCAAGATTTGGAGCTTGCAGACGCAACAGAACCGACACCGTCAACTCTCGATGCCATTGAGGAAATTCGATCGTAGTGGATAGCGGGGAAAGAAATTCGTTAACCGTTTCCTACAAAAACACAGATAATAAGCTTTAAAATATCACTAAGGGAGCGCGTTATCGGTTACGCTTACCGATACGTTTCCATGATCGAGATGCCAAAATGCGCGCACACGTTCCATCAGGCCTATCTTCACGTTGAACACACGTGGAAATTTCTCTAACTGTCGTACGACAGTTAAAAAGCTACGAATAAGGAAAACGGATCGTTAGTCCACAATTAATGatggaaacagaaaaaatgaaaattaccaTTCGTCCTCCACTGCTGCTATAACATCCATGAACAGATACAGAAGTACTACGAGCTTACGTTCCAGCGGTACGTCAGGAATGAGCAAAATGCGCAACGCTTTCTGTAGCGAGCTGGGTGGATAGACTGCCTGTCTGTTAACGGGGCTATCTTCATGCCACGCTTTCCAAACGGTTTCAACATCGAATTCGCGCTCGAGATAGTTATCGATGAACAGCAGTTTGCCGGTAGTAGATAAATCTGGAACGGCTTTGCTTTTCTGCTCGTCCAACATGCGTCGTCGCTTGCGATAAAATTCCAGCAGCCGTGTGTATGGGTATGGTACCAACAGCAAGGATTCGCCCCCTGGATCTTCATCCGATATATTCGCCTCCGGTAGTATGCCAATGTGAAGAAGCCACTGAAGAATGTCCTGGTATTCTGCAGCTGCTGTAATCGTTGCCGATTCCTTCGCAAGACGTTCTTGAACTGTAAGGGAAATAGATTAATTAATCTGGCCCTTTTTGTCTACCCTCCTGTGCCGCTTACCATTTTCCGGTATAAAATCTAAACAATCGGTCATGATCGTTCGATACAACTCCGCCAGCTGTTTCATTTGACGGGTGCAGTGCGAAAGCGCGTCCTGCGTTCGGGCATCAACCCGTCTGCCAGCCTGATCGGTCATGAGCGCTGCGAGCATACGATTGCACACCGACTTTAGCGACTTCGATCGATTCCAAATCCAGTTCGTCACTGTCGACAGCGATACACCCTGTTCGGGTTCCGCTCCGAGGTGACTACCGTCGGCCCACAGATCGATGCAGCTCTGCAGGAACATGTGGCAGTTATACTCCAGCCCAAGGGATAGGACAAATTCGCGCTGTTCCTTCACAACACCATCGGAAGGCGATATGGGTTCATGGAACTGAGGCAACAGAGCGGCGCGGCACAGCATTCCATACAGTCCAGCTGGGTGAATGACACTGTTTGCACCGTCCTGTTCGAGGTACTGAagcaatttgttttgcaaaccaaTCCATCGGTACGTGGTGCGATTGATACCGTTAAAGTTCATGATGTCTGTGGACCGAATCATATTATAGAGTTAGTAAAGAGTGATACCGGCTAATGGCTAACCATTTCTTACCGAATGCCAGCGAGCTGGGATAGAAATGTTCTTCGGGACGCTGAATGGATCGGAACAGCACCAATGTACGTTCGTTGAGCCGGGCGTGAAAGCTTTCTTCCTTCAAATGGAACACAACCGTGTGGGTCAGTTCCTGCTGCCAATCGCATTCGTACGGCATCTCTGCCTTGTACCATTGGTTCAGATCAAACACCAGCACCGTTGTCAATCCGTTCGAGCCCATCCAGCTCAACACGCTCAGCGTGATTGGTTCGTCCTCTTGAAACACTTTCTTTGTGACAGTTTGCACGTTCAGCGGAACGCTTCCCGGATCGTAGCTGGTGAGGGTGAGCCGCGATGAACATGACAGAAACTGATCGTACACAAACGTTCCCTGCTGGCTGTACTTTTCCTCGCACATGATCATgtgcaaaaaagcaaaggcaCCCTCGGGGTGCGCGTAAAATATCCACAGATACAGACAAGCCTTCGGATCATCGCTGGGCTCAACGTAGTTTAATGCAACCGCAGAACAATCTTCCGTTGGCGGTGATATTCGATGCATTATCGAATGGTCGACCAAATCCCAGAGAAGCACGGTACCGTCCGCGAATCCGATACAGATCACCTTCAGCGGCACAATGTCCAGAATACACTCGACCGAAGCTTGCTCGTTGTGGCTCAACTGCAATCCGAAGTACAATTCACGCTCTTGGATCTTTTCGTGATTCTGTATCaactgttttatgtttccacGCGAGAACTCTATGTGGCATTGTCGCTTGCCGGATTCGTTCATTGTGATTTCCCTGCCAAATCCTGTAATTGCATTGTTGTATGAATGAggattgaagaaaaaaccgCAGCTGGACATATTTACCATTGTGCAACCGCTTGAAGCAAAGATCGATCAAGATGACTTTGCCATCTACCGTTCCGGCGGCAAGACAACCCTGATACTTGCTCAGCAATCCGTTCGAGCAAGAGTTAGGGTCGACGTAGCGCAACAATTTTACATCCTCTTGCACATCAATCCGTCCTACCTCGCGACCTCCACGCACGGTCAGAAACACTATCTGGGACTGTTCGGTACCAAGCCGTAGTCCTACGGCAAGAATGGCACAGCCCATCGCTTCCACTTCTTCCACACATTGAACCGTGCATGGTTTGGATTTGCTGCAAATGCACGAAAGAAAGCACCAATTATGAAGTCCCACCGCGGTTACATGGTGTTATTCCGCCTCCTTGAATTGCACACGCTGACAAGCTCACCTGGTGCATGGATGAAAATTGTGTGAAATAACCTTAAAGCTGGAATTCATGTTAAACACCTCCAGGACGGATCCACGGGCATACCACGTGATTCCATTCCTTTCGAGTACGCCACATTTCTCTACAAAccaagagcaaacaaaaaagggtccAAATTAGCGCAACTCTTGTATTATTGGCTTCAGCAGGAATGCCGCAATCACAAACCTTCCGTGTCCGGACTCTCGGGTACGACGGCACTTTGTTCACGCGTGTACGATAAAACATTCACCAGCTCTAGACTGATGTCAGACGACATTGTTCCTATGCTTATATTACTGATGTGTATATTTACTAAACTATCGGTAGATTTCGGTAAACTAAAGTTATACAAAAAATTGATGCCGCTTCTTCTGTTTCTTTCACGCTCTACACGCGCCGGTTTTGCATCGAACGCTTTTGACAGCTCTCGAGCAGCTGCTACACGGATGTCAATAATCAATAGAAGGCAATTGTGCATTTATTagtttatattaaaatattggttaatattaaacattgaaaaagAACAACTCATTTAAtcgaaaaaatattacaactttaaactataaaaaatatcCATAATTCATGGATTTGCAGACGGTAGATTTAGCACTTAAGGTCCGATTACACGTTCAGCTGGCTCCACCTCCAATTGTCAACATCGAATGTGGTGAAATTATTATCGATCAatcgatgaaaatgaaaaattcaaatttcttcTGCGGAAGTTtacgaaaaaaattgtttatgaaGTTTTCTATCCTAAAAACCTTTCAAATTGCAGTTGTCAATATTAATCAGAATAATAATTAATCGTCAAACAGGAAGGTTGGTAATCGCACTATAATGTATCATCAATCACAACATAGCATTTATtgtattttcattaatttcatGATTCTGAGAACTTTTTCAAATAGcgctcaaatttttaaataactataacttatttcaatccttGCCACTGAGGCCTTTTTCTACCAAGTGTCCAACACGACCGGCATCTGACTGCTTTTGCTCTTAAatctgtgaaaaaaaaagttttcccttttcagtGCGAACTTAATGTTGAGATAGGTATTAAAGTGTAAATTTACCATCTAAGGATGGGGTAGTAAAAAGTAGCGACTTTTGAACGTCACCTGAGGCGTTGGAACCTTCACCAACATTCCAAGCCGATACTTTTTCCGCTGTGGCATTTTCCGAGGATCGCGTTTTTCGCTGTCCGGTGATATCAGTGCACTGCAGCACGATCTTTCCGTTGGTTGCATTTCGGCATAATTGGTCAAGAAAAAACTGCTTCCTTTGTTCATTACCAGGGTGTCCACCGTACACGAGGTTCATGTACTGCTGCAAGAAATCGTGCACATTATCGACAGACTGTCCATCGATGACATGTACTGTGGAAGGCTCTGTATCATAGCTCTGCACGTTGGTTTGATTTACACTCGATGTTGATTGAATTCGTTTCAATTCGATTGCTGGTGGTTGCAACTTCCATGGGGCTATAAGGTTGAGATTTTGTACGACAGAATGCGAACCATGATCATCCCGAACAGTTCCGATCAATCGCGTGGTTGGTTCGGTAGGGATCTCTGTAGTGCTTCTTGTTTTCCTACTCATTGGCACTACCGTAATGGGCCACGGATTTGAATCATGGCCCTCATTCTCTTCTTCACCCATCACACTGCTATCACTATGCACGTTTTCACTATTCAAAGATTTTTCCAGTACTTTTTGAAGCGTAAGTAGGAGCCGTTTTTTGGCACTTTTCTTCCTACAGCAAGCTGGACAAGGATCAATAAGACTCCGGAGCACTTCATATCGGCAGGGTTCATCGTAGAAAGTTTTACACACAGCACATCGATGCTCTATCTCCGTAACTATTTCATCCAATTCCGCTATTAAACGATCTCTCCACCGTTCGGGAGATTTTGTCGTTATCAAACCACATGCCATCAGTCTGTGACGGAAAACTTCTGcaattgaagctttttttcgcAAATCAATCATCGATTCGTTACTGTGCTCTTCGGGAGAATAATGTTCCCTAAAAGAATTAATTACTTAAAACACGTTACGCTGCATTTTAGAATATATTTGAGTGCTTACCCATAGTGAGACGGTTCTACACCGAGTAACCTCCGATGAAGATCTTCCGTTTGTCTTTTAAACTTAAGCGGCATAGCGCGATGTGTTCCTTTGCGCCTGCCAACGGCCCTTAAAAGTGAAGCAGGACGAGAACAGGTAATAGAGACAAGACAAATCCAAACCACGACAACCCGCGCTATGATCATTTTCCCAACGTTCTTACAATACTTCACGAAATCGAACAGAGTTTACCTTTATTTATAAACTTTCTTATTGCTTTTCACCATGGTAGATTCTGCGGTGGTGGCAAGCtagatttaaaaacaatattaacgaacgtgacttttgttttcattcctaCTCATCACACCACGTGATCGTACAAATTTTACTTTCACAATTTATGTTAAACAATACATGgcaagatgaagaaaaaaaacatgttttactATATCTAAACCAAGTTACTTTATtacgataaaaaagaaaaaaaacaaaacaaacgattggCCTCGAGCGAATTCCATGAAAACAGCAGCAGTCACAAACGACATTTCatttagcttttcttttttttttgctttttgtttcatatcaCATGTAACAGCATTACAATGAGTGTGTCTGGACTAggttttaatgtaaaatatgctttacaaaataaaaaccccgaATAAGATGTTTCAAAACCCGCCATTAATTTGTTCGAGCTCATGCATGCACACAAAAGACTTGAGACGGCATCAAGCGACGAGCCTTTTAAAAAAGCACCCCAAAAACTGTAACTCCAATATGGGTCTCTCTTAGTTAGGTGAGTAAACGCACGCCACAGATAGTGCGTTGGTGTGAGGAAGACGCCACGCAAGACAACCGCTTCACCGGTGGATAAAGAGAGACCAAAGTACTAAAACCGTAAACATAAAGCATAAAAGCCTGGACGGGGGATAGTGGGGCGTCTCGCTATTTCTCGctctctgtctgtctctcCCTCGGTGGGGGATGACGTTGTTGAAGGTTTACATCATTTCATCTTCTGTGCACTAACACACCCTCACAGCGACACACCGATGAGTTGTACAAGGGTGGAAACATGCTGAAATGCTACGAACACTAACACGGGTGGACCCAAACCGACACTGGGCAAGGTTGGAGGAACCTAGCGCGTTTGCGTTCATTCGCTCAGCTTAAGCTGGTACTAACGGAGGGCTACAGAGAGAAGGAAGTTATGATCGCACAGTTATATGGTGCTGCTTGTGTGTCTTGATCGCGTGTAGCATAAACCCGTCGTCCGTCCATTGATCGCCAGCACAATTAGTGTGTGCAGTGTGACTAATTGTGCCCGAATCTGTGATATATTTAGTGACTTCCCCCTGCACACGGGAGCAATGTGGTGGAATTGCGAGTAGAATTGCACCGTTAGTCTGTAGTGTTGTAGCCGTGTATAGCGATTAGGGTAGTGCCTTCCCTCTCGGTGCATCCGTCGATCGCGCGAATGTGTGGTAGAGGAGTGTATGCGATCAAACAacacatcaccaccatcaccagtaTCGTCTCCACCCAATGACACCACGGTTGGGCGGCGCTGAAAGTACACATCACTCCCCCCAGGTGCACGggacctaaaaaaaaaaacaagatgccACGGAAGTTGCTTAAATTTCTGATCCTCTTCGACAACACGTCGCTGCTGTACTTCCCGGGACAGTTTCTTTCCGGACGCGTTCTGTTGGAGCTGCAGGACGACACACCGGTGTTGGGTGAGTTTGTACTTCCGTTCTCCCCCATCTAAGAGAGCCCCATTCAGCACAATATGTGTGTCGCAACGTCACGAATCGGTGCTGCCGTGTTTGAATTGTGCGCTCTCCGCTAACCTTCAACCTACGAGGCCGTCGCGTTCCATAATCTTCTTCCTTTCGGCGGTCCGTGCCCATTCGTCTCCATCCGTTTTGTGCCTTCGACGTGTGCTTGTGTAATCGATGTGCTACGCGCCCTCGATGGGCCACGGTACCGTGGTGTGCGTttccagttttgttttatccatTTTAGTCGGGTCGGGCGACGTTGGTTTACTTCAAACGAGCACGCTGGTCAAACAATTACTTGATCATCCACCATTCGTAGCACTATGTTGAAGTTTTAGTCATCCAGTAAAGTTTGTTAAGGGGTTCCGAGCGGAACGCAAAAGctgaaatataaatattgataATCGAATGCATTATGAGCAATGAATGTAACAGCACGTGAAGGTGTTGgttgattttaaattgttatctTAATCATCGGCGAGACACACGGTTTACAACAAACCCCATTTCGTGACGATGACATCATAATTAAATACAACGAACGGATATCTTCCCTTCCTTTTGCCTATCTGGTTCTACAACCATTCTGGATCTTGACCTCTCTATATTCTATCTGTGAAGTCTATCAGTGACTTCATGTATCCATACACATCGTTTAACAGTTCTTCGTTGTATAAAGTAACGAAAACCTTGAAGAAGTACGGCTATAACAAAACcaccgtaaaaaaaaacaaccaataaaTCACTACGGCTATTACGTAAATTCATGATTCAATTGCTGATGGacgtttcttccttttataGGACTTCATTTTCATGTCGTTGGCGAGTGTGTCGTGCGTGTGCGTTCGACACGCCacgagcgatcgtacgacaagGAAAACTATATTGATTTCCGAATGCGACTGCTGGGCGATTCCGACAACCAAGGTCCGACGATCCTGTCCCCTGGTATACACAGCTTCCCGTTCAAGCTCGGCCTACCGGTCGATCTACCTTCGACCTTCCTCGGCCGGTACGGTTGGGTGCAGTACTACTGCAAGGCCGGTCTGCGCGAACCATCCGGGCTGATACACAAAAACCACCAGGTGTTCATCGTGATGAATCCGATCGATTTGAACCTTGAGCAACCATATCTGGCAGTAAGCGAGGAACGCCAGCGCAATCGATCTACGGCTATTgtaaatatttccattttcaggATCCTTTTAAATGCAACATCGAGCATAATCTCGGTATGGCATGCGTTGGAGGAGGGATCGTGAAGTGTAAAATCATACTCGATCGTGGAGGATATGTGCCGGGAGAGTCCATTATGATAACGGCGACGGTAACAAACGCTAGCAGTGTTACGATCAAGTCCACGAAAGCTGCTCTCACGGAGGTTTGTATCATAGGTGTCCGAGGTGTTAAAGTACTACGCTTATCGCTTCTCTCCCTTACATTACAGACGATACAGTATTTCGCGCGTGATAAAGTTATGCAGACAGAGAAGCGTGAGCTGGCAGTGATAGCCCGGGGAAAGATACGGGCCGGTCACAGGGATGAATGGCAGAATGAATCCCTTTACGTGCCACCATTGCCACCAACGAATCTGCGCGGCTGTCATCTAATACGTATTCAGTACGACGTTTGTGTAAGTACTATTGTTGCTGAACACTAGCCGATACTGATTGATCATTTCAACACTATGTTTGTCCCTTTCGCTTTCTTTCCCAGTTCTTAATAGAACCGAAATcgttggaaaaacaaattaaactgcAGCTACCGATCACGCTCGGTACGTACCCGTTCAAAACCGCGGACGGTGACGACACGAACGAGTGGGCCGAAACCATTTACAAACCGGAAACTCACTATCCCTCTACATTGCCAATCTTTCGGCCCTGGTTACACgagaaaaatgatcaaaagTAGCGATGAGAGCTCCCTGGAAGTGCAGCGAATGCACAAGGTATAGCTAGTAGAAGGAACGCATAATGGCCGATCGATGGTGCCATATTTTGAGAGGTTAGTAAAGCTAGTGGAATTGTTCGGACGAATGGCCGCTAGCGTTACGCGATGAAGTAACATTACTGTGAGAGTATGAATGACAATGTGTGTAAAGAAGCTTGAAagtttaaatataattaaattcaacaaTTATTTTATCCTAAACCATACACATGTATAAACTGTGAAATCGTTTTAATCGTCTTGTATCTCAATTATTTTATCAATAAGGCCCGATTTTGTCAGCCCGGAAAGTCCACGGGCGCCTTGTTTTTGCAGGTATTGCTTAAGTACGGCTACGGTTAAGCTCGTCACcttaagagagagagagtgagagaaaaaacgaaTGAATAATCCAAATTTTACTTaccaaaaatgtattttgatATTTCAGTTAGGTTTTAGATAATCGCAAAATATTCCATTACCTTGCCCTGTTTCACCATTTCAACCAGTTCTTCATCGTTCACCGGTACGACTCTTGGCCCTTTAGCCCGGGGTTCAGCTTCAGTGTCTGCTTCGTCATTCCGGCGACGCTTTGGTGCTTCTTCAGGATcctaaacaatattttagcATTACTAAACCTTTCTGCCAATAATACTGAGCATGTAGCCGCAATCATACCTCGCCAAACATACGCGCCATGTCGGTTAAAATTGGTTCCAGCTTTGAATCGATTCTTTCACAATCGGGTTGCGTCGAGTCGACAAGCTCCGCATCTTGCACATCGAACACCAGCGACTCGATATTGATGTACAGATTTTGCGACGACGGATCCTCAAAATGTGACGGGTGAAATTTAAACTTCACCTTTTTGATCatctttttaaacaaatccgTCTGCTCATCTGTTACCTCCGGAGTTGTAATTCCCTCGAGCATGGATAACTTTCGAATATCACCTAAACGTAAAGAGAAGAATGGGAATAGAATTACACAGGTCATTTATGTACTGTCTAAAGGTAATAAGATTTACTAGCTTACCAGCAAACGGTATAAACTCTACACGAAAACCACATTGTCGATCCGCCTCACCTAAAGGATCGTGAGCTAATTCCTGTTGAGGTACCAGCGCAACCAACCTGTGTATTAAGAAATTAACGTTACTGTTTCGGTAGACATTATTGAATGATTTTCTCTTACTTAGTTGGTTGCTTCCGACGCATAGTAAGCAAACAGAAGGCCACCTGGCTCTTTTCAAGACATTTTTCATACAGCGCACGAAACAGTACAGTCGAACCGTTAATATAACCCTCATTGGGGTACAAGAATAAGCAGCTGCTGATATGATTTGTTATGTCGATCACTGATGCCGGTTTGAATCCCAAAAGGCGTATTCCTGGTGGTAGTAACTGTTTCATATGGGCCACTTCCTCCGGCTTAAACGACACTTTTTCACCACCGATTGTGATCGATTTTCTGTGATCGAAAAAGAATATCATATCGAAGATAAATTTTGAATGCAATGTAAATTAAATCCGATTTGCTGTCTAGTACCTCTGCTCACCGGGTAAAATTACTTTGGATGTTTCCTGCTCTCCATCCTCGGAAAAGGTGCTCGACACATGAACCCGTTTCGAAACGATCACTTCGTTTGTTGATCTTAACAATCGTACCTTTTTAGGATAACGTGGACTCCTGCAGATTAGATAGAGATGcaatgaaaaatcaataatgaGTTGGACCGTTCGcgggaggaaacaaaaaaactcacctTCTTAACGTATAAACATTCACACCCAGTGCTAGATCATCCGAAAGATGCCACTTTAGGTGGGCCGTTGATCGTTTTTTATAGCTTCTGACAAACAATCGATTCAGAAGCGTAGCCTTCGATTGTTCATACACCGGAGCATCGAAATCGTTCATATCTTCCAACAGCACGGTGCACAGGAATTCTTTGTAGAAATGGTCGCAATTAAAGGTGCTGCTCATCGGTACCAGCTCTACAAAAATTTCTTTCTGTTGCAGATCCCTCGCCTTTACCAATGCTTGCTGATACTCGTTGGTACTACTGTCGTGTGGTTTATCGTTGCTCGTAAACAGCACGATCGTGGATTGGCGCAACTTGTACCCACAGTGGGAAAACATTCTTGAACAGAGCCACATTACATTTGACAAACTGGTACCACCTGAGTGACCGTACTTTGAATCGAAACCGAACAAATCGTTCGATTCGCGCATTCCACGCACTTTGCGAATCATTTCCACTGAAGTGGTGCCGAGTGGAATGTAGATGGCACATTGTCGCGGTGCAACTAAGCCTGGTTGCAGTTCTTCGTCGCTTTCTGGTGCGGGATTGTTTTTGGTATTGTAAAAAATTACTCCAATCTGAAAAGATTTAAACGTCATTTTTATGATAGCCAGATAATCTACAAACAGCATAAACTTACCAAATCCGTTTCGTTGGTAACCACTTTGTTACGCATCATGGCCTCGATGATTTGGAGCACTTCTACAAACGGAGACTCAGATTCATCTTCCTGTTCGAACATGTAACCGGCACAATCTACGGTCAGTATGTACCCCGAACGGCCAGCAAAAGCTTCTTCGTACTCATCTTCCTCATCGTCGGATCGATTTGCATGCCAATCGGAACTCATAATGATATTCAATTACGTATTTTCACCTTCAGCGAACgaaatttttcctaaactgTTCACACTACACTTCCTACGACAATTTACGAGAAAAATCGTGGAAACGccgccaaaacaaaacacaaaacatagcGCGCCATGGAAAAAGACTATGCACACAGCTGTCATGCGCCAACGGCACTTGCTGTCAATATGCATTCGCCATTTGTGTTTTAGTTcggtaaaaaatattattccttGAAAATGTGTGGCGTTTCTCTCCGGTTTTTGTATTGTGCACGTattaaatgttaattaaacATCGTAAAAGCAGAATGTAATAAATGTGCCTACCAGAGGTGAATCCTTTTGAAACTATTTGTCCACTGTTTGTAGCTGTGTCCCTGCCGGCTTTTTCCCTTCGCTGCACTGCGACAAAAAAAGGTCGATAATCTATCATATTCGTAGCAGCTGGCTCATTTATTGATCCGATCCGGTATGTTCAATTTGCGTGTTC
Proteins encoded in this window:
- the LOC125760497 gene encoding uncharacterized protein LOC125760497 gives rise to the protein MHNCLLLIIDIRVAAARELSKAFDAKPARVERERNRRSGINFLYNFSLPKSTDSLVNIHISNISIGTMSSDISLELVNVLSYTREQSAVVPESPDTEEKCGVLERNGITWYARGSVLEVFNMNSSFKVISHNFHPCTSKSKPCTVQCVEEVEAMGCAILAVGLRLGTEQSQIVFLTVRGGREVGRIDVQEDVKLLRYVDPNSCSNGLLSKYQGCLAAGTVDGKVILIDLCFKRLHNGFGREITMNESGKRQCHIEFSRGNIKQLIQNHEKIQERELYFGLQLSHNEQASVECILDIVPLKVICIGFADGTVLLWDLVDHSIMHRISPPTEDCSAVALNYVEPSDDPKACLYLWIFYAHPEGAFAFLHMIMCEEKYSQQGTFVYDQFLSCSSRLTLTSYDPGSVPLNVQTVTKKVFQEDEPITLSVLSWMGSNGLTTVLVFDLNQWYKAEMPYECDWQQELTHTVVFHLKEESFHARLNERTLVLFRSIQRPEEHFYPSSLAFDIMNFNGINRTTYRWIGLQNKLLQYLEQDGANSVIHPAGLYGMLCRAALLPQFHEPISPSDGVVKEQREFVLSLGLEYNCHMFLQSCIDLWADGSHLGAEPEQGVSLSTVTNWIWNRSKSLKSVCNRMLAALMTDQAGRRVDARTQDALSHCTRQMKQLAELYRTIMTDCLDFIPENVQERLAKESATITAAAEYQDILQWLLHIGILPEANISDEDPGGESLLLVPYPYTRLLEFYRKRRRMLDEQKSKAVPDLSTTGKLLFIDNYLEREFDVETVWKAWHEDSPVNRQAVYPPSSLQKALRILLIPDVPLERKLVVLLYLFMDVIAAVEDECFLTVVRQLEKFPRVFNVKIGLMERVRAFWHLDHGNVSETVNEFLSPLSTTIEFPQWHRELTVSVLLRLQAPNLALKVLRAPGSPVSPQLELTTLVQNNLISEAFSLQRRTPQPDGRQLVWFIEAILMAGTPETLLEFALNDDEKHVLRSYLRDCPVETSDSLMLGHLLQNFEFVEAVQFVDRLGRKRNVEVQKEILGLYHNALDPMSQQLAYLTYQHPNELEPKLGQGNDPTSPKSSDTLETLSSGLIRHRADFRVRVLHQTIAAVKEAAIKTGLHHDRPFLDKPSLGVFQCRPTVRSLNVCYPVRLDPSMNKRRQRDWDVSDEDLATGRKPSVPLLNEEDGYANPRKKRYLGPEPITPANESTVRRKYANFEAPVPVIPEFRPMKPKFNFTAANSTLISSMERAAHSEKSTSHSPSIFLVTPPFAKKHPMQRDVQIRSDAADADEADGDSYTPPGILKSSQSLHGRNSSPIPHDRVAADVEEKVLRFDLPAGSTVGDSCLVDNTLKLPKEEVVTDVTASDVVASPVVRRDLDLSTISNDDFYSPEVTMEQSSLQQVLASGGPYGRRSIHNSKSDNTLTDVPVEGANNIAIIIEDHCEDDCASKVDAYEERSQEEEDMQMEVDEVNVPPNENVFLIDDSDGEQRNDKRDEIVILDEELSNQREPLPVAEDERLPTFMQEMENNLGVLMAERQDHHTQDESQESDDMEEESIVDITDMMFDDVLELAADDEVEEEEINYEEYEQAEILEESVEEDEDVSADGSAEDEQDTEESDNQDIDGDDNDENEDEDQDEDSVLEVIDLSDEEDAVGPNPESNNHQEGEFVFSSSESSSSSSSDGGDGDMQPSGAALMNVAEQAEIESHNLDDGGDPQEWQYAEYARHSDPNVENLYDHDIVLATIDELHQEEALARTTPDDALGYIQVPTTSSSTHRTEGEGLTAPEGDGEAESSEVEDLSVPQQEADVASGTVAARDLSVAGGEQWPDNVASSSSSVSTAVSSVNASAPVASVAPSATTTSSPTSPTAPTQEKVFGQPKNAHELEVPAMNLSVKPDEAHGSSRKNSKGEENGLTEDARALNLSAGQQELADQGVGADDENVSSNQEEENEDKQVASGEEQSDGEANVPVRDVQEAQSSDETKPEGVESEEMEVDLRVSEDEATHESPAKHPAKEEHEEPSVSGTMTNPVDQKEATDQAGKENQHEEATPQEDTLRQASKSAQQHSSLHDEAVASTSTPRTNVKTRLMAALEKSATAVEQPHTPTRRRGIRATSVAAETTNVSLSPMLSRSRRFTSADNLSGTPEPTLPLTPRRSTRAASLVKELFSGSGTPQKRSRRTSQASSEHPESVANSPTKESVDEQREPSERSFASSTASSTRRSMRTKKGSKALPPPESTAGPSETQPASGPMLSEYSSNRRLTRHQLAVLEKSMETIGSSGTTRRTSVDRRSHDVTDVGDSESESIISNVSNQSSVRTTRSRTSRTTTTRSKRGGSSKRNDQPGDDQHADSDSDQSLVYANSLRSAMGLEPIAEESESNPTSTRKRRGRPPKNTK
- the LOC125760526 gene encoding uncharacterized protein LOC125760526 — protein: MIIARVVVVWICLVSITCSRPASLLRAVGRRKGTHRAMPLKFKRQTEDLHRRLLGVEPSHYGEHYSPEEHSNESMIDLRKKASIAEVFRHRLMACGLITTKSPERWRDRLIAELDEIVTEIEHRCAVCKTFYDEPCRYEVLRSLIDPCPACCRKKSAKKRLLLTLQKVLEKSLNSENVHSDSSVMGEEENEGHDSNPWPITVVPMSRKTRSTTEIPTEPTTRLIGTVRDDHGSHSVVQNLNLIAPWKLQPPAIELKRIQSTSSVNQTNVQSYDTEPSTVHVIDGQSVDNVHDFLQQYMNLVYGGHPGNEQRKQFFLDQLCRNATNGKIVLQCTDITGQRKTRSSENATAEKVSAWNVGEGSNASGDVQKSLLFTTPSLDDLRAKAVRCRSCWTLGRKRPQWQGLK